Part of the Natronobacterium gregoryi SP2 genome, ACCGGGACGCCGGTACAGCCCTCCGCGTGAGACCGACTACCGCCCGGTCTTTCTGGTGTGGCCGCGCCGGCAGTGTTGCTGTCCCGGCACGTCTCGAGAAATCGAACGACCGGCAATCGGTTCGAAACGGAGGTCCGTCCGTTCTCGGGAAGACGGGTATCGGATCGAGTCGTTACGATACGCCTTCGTTTGAGGCGCATCTGGCGGAGTCGGCAGGTAGTTCGGTCGAACAACAGCTATATTCACACTCCACGTGACAGTCACTCAATGGCACGACTCGAGCGCATCCGGACGTATCCCGTAAAGAGTCTCGACGGCGTCGACCGCGAGGAAGTGACGATCCGCGAGAACGGCACGCTCGCCGGCGACCGAACGTTCGCTCTCTTCGACGCCGACGGAAAACTCGTCGAAGGGCCGCGGACGGACCGCGTCCACGACATTACGAACGAATACGACCCAGAGACAGGAACTCTGACCGCCGACATCTCGGGTTCCGACGAGAACGGACCGCGACAGTTCGATCTCGGCACCGATCGAGGCCGTGGTCGTGCGGCCGCGTGGTTCTCGGACGTCTTCGAGTTTGGCGACCTCACACTCGAGCGCGACGAGGATCGCGGCTACGTCGCTCGAAACGGAATGGGAACGTCAGTAATCAGCACTGCAACGCTCGAGACGGTCGCCGACTGGTTCGAGGATCTCACGGTTGAAAGCGTTCGACGACGGATGCGTGCGAACCTCGAAATTTCGGGCGTCGAGCCGTTCTGGGAGGATCGATTCGTCGGAGACGATGCGCCGGCCTTTGTTGTCGGCGGCGTGCGACTCGAGGGAGCGACGCCCTGTGCGCGTTGTGTCGTCCCCGGGCGCGACCCCGACACGGGCGAGCCCCTGCCTGAGTTCCGGGAGCGGTTCGTCGAGAAGCGCCGGGAGACGTTGCCCGACTGGGCCGACGAGGAGGCGTTCGACCACTACTACACGCTGATGCTCATCGCCGACGTCGTCGAAGCGGATCGAGGGACGACCCTCGCCGTCGGCGACACCGTGGAAACGCTCGACTGACACGGATTGCTGTACCGATTTACCGTGCAACCGCCGTCCGGAACGCAGTCGCACCGGAAATGACTGCCAGTAAATCGTACGATGGGACGCTGGACTCGAGGGTCGAGAGTCGAACGTCACGAGTCGAGAAGCCGAACGAAAGCAGCGACAGGACGAAACTGGCCGACAGATCTGCGTGTCAGGATTCCGCTTCCGATTCTGCTTCGTCGTCGGTCTCGGAACTCGAACCCGCCTCGAGGTCGTACTCCCACTCCTGGTAGCCGCCTTCCATACTCGCGACGGCGTCGGCGTCGACGTCCTCGTAGCTCCCGATGAGCCGGGCTGCCTGGATCGAACTCTGGCCGATCGGACAGGCGACGACGACATCATCGCCCCACTCGTACTGGTCGATCGCCGTCGACAGTTCGTTCATCGGGACGTTAACCGCACCGGGAATGTGGCCGCGCTCGTACTCCCGTTCGGGGCGGATGTCGACGATCTGGACGCCGTCGCCGTTCTCGAGTTTCTCCTTGACCGCGTCCGGTGAGATCTCTTCGACCATGACTCGCCGTTCGTTCTCCCGAGAAAAAACGTCGTCGGGTCGTCGGTCGTCACCGCCCGGGCGTTCGAGAGGTGTCCTCGAGCGATTTGCAAACCCGGACTCGTTCTCCCTCGAACGTCTCGTCGTCCTCACGCCAGCGCCACGACCCGACGTAGGGGTAGCCGTCGAGCGCGACGATGACGTAGGAGACGTCGGGCCAGGTCGCTCGGTCGACGTCTCTCGGCGTCGGTTCCGTCGGCCCAGCCGGATGAGAGTGGTAGAACCCGGCAATCTCGAGGTCCTGCGCTTCGATTCGCTCGATGACCTCGAGTTGTTCTTCCGGATCGAGCGCGTACCGGATCTCGGGGTTCTCGGCGACGTTCTCGGTCGAGTAGGCGTCGGTGACGACGGTCCGGTCCGTGCCGTACTCACCTGCGAGGACGCCACACACCTCGTGGTCGTCGCCGTCGTACGCCCGATAGACGAGATCGTCGTAGACCGTTCTCGGTAGTTCGATCATCGAGTGTTTCTCGTCCGCTGGTACGGACCGAGGGCCTTCCAACCTGTCGACGGCCACGACCCCGACCGTCACCGTTTTTCGTCGGCCGATAGATTGTTGTCACATGTCAACTGATACCACTCCTGGGCGAATCGATCACGACCGGCGATCGTTCCGGTACTTCCGCAACGCCGTCGAACGACACTGGGACCCCCACGAAATCGGCCTCGCCCCCGACCGCGAAGCGATTCGAGAGGTTCCGGAGCCCGCGTTCGACGGGCTGCGCGAGACGCTCGCGCTGTTCGGCGCCGGCGAGGAGGCCGTCACCGAGGACCTCTCGCCGCTCGGCGTCGTCCTCGAGGACGTTGCCGACCAGCTATTCGTGACGACCCAGCTCTACGAGGAGGCCAAACACGCCGACTTCTTCGATCGCTACTGGCGGTCGGTTATCGCGCCCGAAGAGGAACGTCGTGGCCTCGGGCCAACCTCGCCGACCGACGACCGGTGGTTCTCCGACCCATACGACGAACTGTTCGAACGTAACGAGACGGCGATGCACAGGTTGCTGCGCGAAGACACCCCCGAGAACCGGGCGCTCGCGTACTGTCACTACCACATGGCGATCGAGGGAATCCTCGCCCAGACGGGCTACTACGGCGTCCAGCGGAATTTCAGCGGCGAGTACGCGGAACTGCCACAACTACCGGGGCTGGTCGAGGGGTTCTCCCGCATCCGCAGCGACGAAGGCCGACACGTCGGGTTCGGCATGTGGAAACTCGAGACGCTCGTCCGGGAGGAGGACGTCGATCCGACGCTGATCGAAGACACCGTCGGCGAACTCGCAATGTTCGTCCAGGGAATCGTCGGCGAGTCGACAGAGGAGGGCGCGATCGGCGTCGACGACGAGACCCTCGTCGGCTACGCCGCGGAGAAACACCACGACCGAATGACCCAGATCGTCGACGACAGTGAGTTGCCAGACGTCGAGGAACTGGTCGCACTCGAGGAGTAGTCGCTCGCACAGTACAGCGGAGATCGAAACAGCGGTTCCTGTTAGGCCGTCGTTAGCCCTATTTGTTAGTGGGCCAACAATATGTGTATGCGCGACAATCAGCGGAGTGCGTCCAGTCTTCCGTCGACGTAGCCCGAACTGAACGCTCGCGCGGAAGCACTGCTTCTCACCGTCACGCTCCGTATCGGATCGGTGTCCCTGGTTGCGATGGCGGGCGGGGAACTCGAGACGATGGTGCTGGTCGTACTGACTGGAATCGCCGTCGTCGTTCTCGGAACGACGCTCGTCCGACTGTCAGACCGTCTCCACACGAGCAGGTAGTCGGGTGAGACGGACAAGTGCCACTGCACGCGACGTCGGGTTCTCGACACTGTTTTCGCCGGCACCGTGAACGCACGAGTGTCCTGTATTTCGCTCGAGCACGATCCCTGCTGGCTCGGTTGGGATCAGTGGTCACCTGAGACGGACTGCTGTCCCGATGTCCCGGCGTGACCCCCGGAGCGCGCGATCGCGCCGGCACTGACTTCCAGCAAACCGTCTGACTCTGTATCCAGCCGAGTACTTCTCGCGTTCTGACGTGAGCGGCCGTCTCGTGTTCGATTAGCTGCCCGATTTTCTCGCAGGAAGGCACTCGAGGCGACAGTCACACGATGTATGGCCGCGTACGGACAACAGCAAAAATACCCACAAACGTGTATAATTATGTGTGTGGGACGGCTGTTGAAAGCACAAACACGGGGGTTTTTATCCACTCGAGACGCTACGGTCGACCATGACTGATGGGCGGGGCGAGACTCCCCGGCGAACAGGGATGACCGAAAAGTGTGGCGTCGTCGGCGTCTCACTCGACGGTCGATCGGCGGCGCGACCGTTGTACTACGCGCTGTACGCGCTCCAGCATCGCGGCCAGGAGTCGGCCGGAATCGTCACCCACGACGGCTTCCAGCAACACAGTCACGTCGAAATGGGGCTCGTAGGCGACGCTTTCGACGAGGACGACCTCGACGGACTCGCTGGCTCGGCCGGGATCGGCCACGTTCGCTACCCGACCGCCGGCTCGGTCGACACGTCGTGTGCCCAGCCGTTTTCCGTCTCGTTCAAGAGCGGCTCGCTGGGGCTCTCGCACAACGGGAACCTCGTCAACGCCGACGAGATCCGCGACGAACTCGCCGCCGTCGGCCACGCCTTTACCAGCGACGGTGACACTGAAGTCATCGCCCACGACCTCGCGCGCAACCTGCTCGAGGAGGACCTCGTTCGGGCGGTCAAGCGCACGATGGGTCGTGTCCACGGCTCGTACTCGTTGACGATCAGCCACGACGACACCGTCCTCGGGGTTCGAGATCCGCAGGGGAACCGACCGCTCTGTATCGGACGGCTCGAGGACGGCTACATCCTCGCCTCGGAATCGGCGGCGATCGACACGCTGGACGGCGAACTCGTTCGGGACGTTCGCCCTGGCGAACTGGTCGTCCTCGACGACGACGGCCAGGGGTTTGACTCCTACCAGTTGGTCGAGAAAGAACACACCGCTCACTGTTTCTTCGAACACGTCTACTTCGCTCGCCCGGACAGCGTCATCGACGACACGCTCGTCTACGAGGCGCGACGGAACCTGGGGCGCAAGCTCTGGGAGGAAAGCGGCGTCGAGACCGACGTCGTGATGCCGGTGCCTGACTCCGGACGCGCTTTCGCGTCGGGATACGCGGACGCGGCGACCGAAACGACCGCCGACGGTGAACCCCGGGCCGAGGCCGACGACGGCGTCGAGTTCGCCGAGGGGTTGATGAAGAACCGATACGTCGGCCGGACGTTCATCATGCCAACCCAGGGCGAACGTGAACGTGCGGTACGGCTGAAACTCAACCCGATCAAGTCCACCGTCGAGGGCAAGACCGTCACGCTCATCGACGACTCGATCGTCCGTGGAACGACCTCGACGCAACTCGTTCAGTTGCTCAAAGACTGCGGCGCAGAGGAGGTCCACATGCGAATCGGCGCGCCGGAGATCGCTGCACCGTGTTACATGGGGATCGACATGGCCACCCGCGAGGAGCTGATCGCTGCTGACAAAACCGTCGACGAGATCCGCGACGCAATCGACGCCGACAGTCTCGCCTACCTCTCGCCCGACGCCGTCGCGGAGGTGCTCGAAACGGATCGGATCGACCTCTGTCTTGGCTGTGTTACTGGCGAGTATCCCTACGACATCGAGGGCGAAGCGACCGACCGCGACGTCAGTCGTCCCGATCTCGAGGATGGGACGTTGGCGGCCGACGATTGAGACGGAGTGCTGTAACTAGTTGCCGCCGATCGCAGCCCCGTTCTGGCGATCGGCGGTATTTGACCACAGGAAACCGTCTGAGGTGGGTCACTGTCCCGGTAGCCCGACACGACAGCGGGCCGGTGTGGGGTGTGCCGTCACTGACGGCAGTAGTCGAGACGGTCACGCGGCGAGTCGAGTTCGATCTCGATCGTCAGTACACCACGTGCAACAGCACGTAGACGACGATACCAAGTGTAAACGAGACTAGCCACAGGCTCGCCGCCAGCCGGCCAAACCGTGCGTGGTTCGTTCGACGGAGTTCTTCGATGGGATACGCAAACGCGAGCAAGAGCGCATAGTAGACGAGCGGGACGCAGACGACAGCCAGAAAGACGTGGATGACGAGTATCGGCAGGTAGACGAACTGGTAGACCGTCTCGGGACCGGGGAACGGTTCGGGGCCACCAACCGCGACGAGTCGATAGAGGTACAGCACCAGAAACGCCGCGAACAGCCCGAACGAGGCGAGCATCGCGATCCGGTGGCGGTCGACACTCCCACGACGAATCGCTCGCCAGCCGTAGGTGATCGTCGCGATCGCAGTCACGCTGATGGCGACGTTGACGTGCGGAATCAGGTCCAGGAACCACTGCGGTGCGGCCGGAACGGTCGATTGCGGAATCCGCCCGCCAGCAGCCGCAAAGACCACCGCGAGCGAGACGACGCTCAAACCGATCGTCAACTCGGATACGCGCTCTCGAGGGACGTACTCCATACCCGATGGTTCGACCGAGATGGCAAAGGGGTTACTGTCCGGTGTGGTCTCTACTCTCACGTGAACGCGAGGAACCGGAAGTATCGACGAAGCCGTTGCTAGCCGGTGTCGTTCTCGGACGGAATTGTGCGTGTGTGATGTCCACGAAGGGACATCACCTGCATCGTTGCGTGGCGGACGAACCGCCCTGCGACGCGTGGGACCGGATTCGAACCACGGTCGCGCCGGAGGGGCTCTCTGATTCGAATCCGGCCGTGTGCATCGAGGTGCTGGCGGGATTGCTCGCACCGTAGCGGTGCGTGAGGCAAGTATCGAACTTTCGTCGTCTTGCTTTCACGGCCTCGCCGTTCCGCATTTGCGTGGTGGTTCGCGCCACGCGTCGCTCCACGACGACGTTCACGATCGGTGAAACCGGTCGCCCACCGGTGGACCTACGGGACAACGACTTTCGACGGACTCGTCGCTATTCGGTGTCGTTCTCGGAAGGAATTATGCGTGGGTGATGTCCACGAAGGGAGATCACCTGCATCGTTGTGTGGCGGATGAACCGCCGTGCGATGCGTGGGACCGGATTCGAACCGGCGGACCCCTACGGGACAGCGCCCTCAACGCTGCGCCGTTGGCCTGGCTTGGCTACCCACGCTCGCGCTTTCTTTCTCCGCATCAATCCGTACCCAGTGTGATTATAAAAGACCTTTCCTTTCGGTCGGTGTCTGCGTCGAGGTCACACGCATACAGGGAGACAATTCTTCTCGAGGGGCCGGTCGGCCCGCAAACATCGCGCTGTGGCAAAGTTGAAATGCTGCAGTGGCCAAATTACCGCATGGCGAAATATTCGACCGGTTCGTCCGCCAGTGGCGGTGGGACGAACTGTGAACTCTGCGGTGCGGAGAGTAACTCCCTCGAGCTCGCTTCAGTTGCGGGGGCCGAACTCGAGGTCTGTCCGGACTGTACACCCCACGACGACCAGCAGCGAACGCAGTCCCGAAGCAGCGACTCGGACTCGAGTCGCCGCGACGACGAGCCCAGCCGTAAACAGAAGGCTGCACAGAACGTCGCGAAGGCGAACCCGGTCTGGGACGGCGACTCAGAGCACTGGGAGGAAGAGGGGACGAACTACGACGACGATCCGCTTCCGTACCTCGTCTCGGACTACGGCGAGAAGACGACGGAAGCGCGACAGGCGGCCGGCCTCCAGCGTGAGGAACTCGCGGAGGAACTCGGCGCACGCGAAACGGATCTGCTCGCCGTCGAGCAGGGCCGGGCGACGCAGGCCGGCATCGGCGGCGGACTCATCGAGGCGCTCGAGGAGCGACTGGACGTGACGCTCTCGGAGTGACGAAAGGACACAGGAAGCGACAGGTTCGGCGAGCAGACTTTTACTCTCGGACGACGGAGTGAAACCGATGAGCGGGCAACTGGCGGCAGCGGAGCCGTACGCCACGCGGTTCGAAACCGAAGTGACGTCGATCGACGGCAATCGGGTCTGGCTCGAGCGGAGTTACTTCTACGGCGAGAGCGCCGGCCAACCCGCCGATCGTGGCACGATCGACGGGATCGGGGTCGTCGACGTCCAACTGGTCGACGGAAATCTGGTCCACGTGCTGGCACAAGAGCCTTCGTTCAGGGTCGGTGCGCGCGTCCTCTGTTCGATCGATTGGTCGTTCCGGATGTACTGTATGCGGGCCCACACTGCCAGTCACGTCCTCTACGGTGCCGCACGGCAGTTGCTCGCGGATCTCGAGTACGGCGGCGTCGACATCGGCGAAGAGAGTGTTCTGGTCGACCTCGAGACGAGTACAACGGTCGACGACGAGACGCTGATCGAACTCGACGAACTCGTGAACCGGGCAGTCTGGGAGTCCCGACCGGTCAGCTGGGACGACGCCCCAGTCTCCGAGGCCCGCGAGCGTGACGATGTCGTGTTCGACGAGGGAGCCGAGGACGGTGCGGTCGAGAAAGGCCGCGTCCGTCTCGTCACGATCGGCGGCGAGGAAGACAACGGCGGGAACGGAAACGGGCTCGCGAGCGGAACGACCGTCACCGTCGCCGGCGACACGACCGAGTCGCGGGACGCGTGGGACGTCACAGCCTGTGGCGGAACGCACGTTCGGAACACCCGCGAGATAGGGCCTGTGACCGTCCTCGACCGTTTCACGCCCGAGTCGGGAACGACACGGATCGAACTCGCCGTCGGGCCGCGGGCGATCGAACGCCGCGAAGCCGAGAAGCGCGCTGCACTCGCCTCGCGTCGACTACTCGGGACGCCACTCGAGGCGGCCAGCGACGAACTCGCCCGTCTGGACGCCGAATCGGACGTGGCAGAACGATTGCGATCGCTGGTCGGTAGATTGGAGACCGACGCGAGCTGACAATTCCGACGCTGGCCGACCGCTGACGACGCTGGCCGCAGTTATTACCGGAGTGATGGCGAAGAGATGTCTATGAGCATCGACTACACGAAGCTGCGCGACCCGAACGCGGAGTATACGATGCGAGATCTCTCCGCGGAGACGATGCAAGTCACTCGCGAGCGCGGGGGTGGACGGGACGTCGAGATTACGGACGTCCAGACGACGATGGTCGACGGCAACTTCCCGTGGACGCTGGTTCGGATCTACACCGACGCCAGCATCGCCGGCACCGGGGAAGCCTACTGGGGTGCGGGCGCGCCCGAACTGATCGAGCGAATGGCACCGTTTCTCGAGGGCGAGAACCCACTCGACATCGACCGTCTCACGGAGCATCTCGTCCAGAAGATGTCCGGCGAGGGCTCGATCGGCGGCGTCACCGTCACCGCGATCTCGGGCATCGAAGTCGCACTGCACGACCTCGTGGGCAAGATCCTCGAGGTACCGGCCTATCAGTTGCTCGGTGGCAAGTACCGCGACGAAGTGCGGGTCTACTGTGACTGTCACACCGAAGCAGAAGCCGATCCGATCGCCTGTGCGGACGAGGCCGAACGCGTCGTCGACGAACTCGGCTACGACGCACTCAAATTCGACCTCGACGTCCCCTCCGGCCACGAGAAAGATCGTGCCAACCGCCATCTACGTTCACCCGAGATCGAACACAAGACGAGCATCGTCGAAGCCGTCACCCAACGCGTCGGCTCGCGGGCCGACGTCGCCTTCGACTGTCACTGGACGTTCTCGGGTGGCTCCGCGAAACGACTCGCAAAGCGCCTCGAGGAGTACGACGTCTGGTGGCTCGAGGACCCAGTGCCGCCGGAGAATCACGACGTCCAGCGCGAGGTCACCCAGTCGACGACGACCCCGGTTGCGGCCGGCGAGAACGTCTACCGCACTCACGGGCAGCGCCGGCTACTCGAGGAGCAGGCAGTCGACATTATTGCACCGGACATGCCCAAGGTCGGCGGGATGCGAGAAACCCGGAAGATTGCCGATCTGGCCGATCTCTACTACGTTCCGGTGGCGATGCACAACGTCGCCTCGCCGGTCGCGACGATGGGCAGCGTCCACGTCGGCGCGGCGATTTCGAACACGCTCGCGGTGGAGTACCACTCCTACGAACTCGGCTGGTGGGAGGATCTCGTCGAGGAAGACGTCATCGAGGACGGCTACATCGAGGTTCCCAAAGAGCCGGGACTGGGGGTGACGCTGGATATGGACGTCGTCGAGGAGCAGATGGTCGAGGGTGAGGAACTCTTCGACGAGGCGTAAGCCTCGCTAAACTCGAGCGCTCTCTCGAGACGAGTCGGTTGCAGTCGAGACTGGTGGTCGTCCGACTGGATCGGCGAGCGAGGCGAAATCGGCGGTAATTGAATACAGTGGTCCGTATGCGTCACTCCGGCCAGTTGACCGCCCGTTCCGGAGCCCGGGGGACGTGGCCGCCGCGCTCGCGGGCCTGCTCGACGTACTCCTGAAGGGCCGGCCGGAACTCCGGTGTGGCACACTCGACGAGCGCCGCTGCACGCTCGAGCGGTGACGTGCCCCGGAGATCGGCGACGCCGTGTTCGGTGACGACGGCGTCGACGGCGTGTTCTGTCACGTCGACGTGCGTGACCTCCGGTACGATAGTCGAAATCTCCCCGCCTGCGGCAGTTGCCGGTGTGGCGATCACCGTCAGGTGTGCGTTCGGATTGAAGTCGACGCTTCCGCCGACGCCGCTGACGAGTCGGGAGCCGCCGATGTGGGTCGCGTTGACGTGGCCGTAGAGGTCGACCTCGATGGCACTGTTGACTGCCACGACGCCGAACCGATCGATCAACGACGGCGCATTCGAGATGTCCGACGGACGCAGGACGATATCCTCGGCGAACGCAGACGGCGACTCGAACAGTCGGTCCTGCCCCTCAGCCGAGAGCGCGAGCGAGGTCGCACTCGCGGCCTCGAGAACGCCGTCCTCGAGCAGATCGAGCAGGCCGTCCTGAATCACCTCACCGAAGTACCGGAGCCCAGTATCGCTATCGGCTAACGTCGAGTCCGACAGCGCGCTCATGAGGGCGTTTCCGAGGCTACCGACGCCGAACTGGAGCGTCGGTGCCGCGCCGAACACCGGGTCGGTCTCGTACTCGGTCTCGAGCAGCGAAATGAGGTTGTCGGCGATCGCTTGGTCGGCGTCGGTCGGCTCGCGGAACACGTACGGATCGTCGCGGTCGTCGGTCCGGACGACCGCCCGGAGCTTCGACGGATCGAACGACACCGCTGCATCCCCGATCCGATCGCCCGGGGACGCGAGGTCGATCGGCGTCCGGTTCGGTGGCACGTCGCGGACGACGACGTCGTGGAACTGGGCGAGCGCTCGCGGTTGTGCGTCGTTGACCTCGACGATCACTTCGTCGGCTGCGCGCACGTACGCCGGTGTCTGTCCGACCGACGTGGATGGGATCAGCCAGTCGGAGCCGACGGCGACTGCTTCGACGAGCGCGACGTCTGGATCGGCGACGCGTCCGAGCCGGATGTCGTCGCTCATCCCGGCGATACTGCGATCGGCGAACGCGATCGAGCGATCGTTGACTGCTGTCCGCGCGGCGTCCGTCGCGACGAACGGATACCGCCGGTCGACGCCACCGGCCTCGACGAGCGTCGTGTCGAGTGGGTCACCGACGCTCCCGCCCGAGACGATCGTCAGTCCAGGGTCGCGGTCGCCGGCATCGGCTGCGCGAGCAAGCGCCAGTGGGACCGCCTTCGGGTCGCCGACGCTGCCGAATCCCGAGACGGCGACCGTCGCGTCGTCGTCGATCGTCGCCGCAGCAGCGTCGGCGTCGACGACCGGAAGGCTTGCCTCGTGGTCGATCCGTGGCGGAAGGTCGTCCGTAAGCGTCGGCGTGCTCATTGGTCTGGCTGGGTTCCGATTCCGTCCGGCCACCCTGGCGGCTGCTCCGGAGTGGGGTTTGCAGACTCCCGTTTGAGTACCATCGGCGTCCGCTCGAGCGAGAGGACGAGGTCGTCGTCCTGGTTGTACGCCCGCAACTCGGTCGTGACGATGCCGACGTGGTCGCGCGACTCGGACTCGCGTTTGGAGATCACTTCGCTCTCGGCGAAGATCGTGTCGCCGTGGAAGACGGGCGCGTGGTGGGTAACGTCGTCGTAGCCGAGATTCGCCGTGGCGTTCATACTCACGTCGATGACGCTCATGCCGACGGCCAACGAGATGACGTACAACCCGTTCACCAGCCGTTCGCCGAACTCCGTCTCGGCGGCGTAGGGTTCGGTGAAGTGCATCGGGTTCACGTTCTGTGTCAGGTTCGTGAACCAGACGTTGTCCGTTTCGGTGACCGTTCGTCCGTAGGGGTGTTTGTACACGTCGCCGACGCTGAAGTCCTCGTAAAAGCGACCGTGCCAGCCGGTGCAAACGCGCGTGTCGGTATCGTCCGCTTCTGTGTTGTCAGTCATGGGTCGTGTGAATCGGTGTGTGATGGTTCTCTGGCTGTTCGTTCTACAGACGGTTCGGCTGCGTTCGTCGGTGTCGGGCGAGCGTCCGACGCATCTCGTTGGTGACGATGGCATACCCCTCGTCGAACCCCATGCCGGGCTTTGCGAGGAGTTGTGCAGCGTCGGTTGCCAGGCCAACGTGGACGGTCGCACGCGCCGACGTAGTCGTCTCGTTACAGGTACCGCCGAGATACGCTCGCACGTCGGTGTCCTGGCAGTATCTGACGGCACGACCGCTCTCGAGGAGGGAGCCGACATCCGGCGACTTTACCTGTACGACATCTGCTGCGCCGGCGTCGACGAATGCCTCGACGTCTTCACGGCGGTCACACCACTCGTCTGCAACCAGGTCGACAGGAACGTCGGCAGCCGCGAGCCCGTCCCGGAGCGATCGCATGGCCGCGATCTGTGCCTCCCGGCTGTCGGCGAGAACCGGTTCCTCGAGCTGGAGGGAGTAGGGAGCGGCCGCCTGCCGCAGGTCGTCGACGTACTCGATAACGGCAGAACGGTCGTACGGCGGCTCGAACAGCTCCCCGAGCATTCCGTACACGTCGACGTGAAACCGTGGGTCGTACTCGTGGTCGCCGAGTTCGGTCGTGCGGTCGGCGAGCCACGAGAGGTACTCGACGAGTCGACGGCCGTCCGGCCCGACCGTCTCGAGGCTGTTGAACAGGCCGTGTGGGAGTACGTCCACGCGCTTGAGCAACATCTTTTCAGCGCCACGTCGGCGGTCCGAGCCGGACTGTCCGAACACCGGGAGCGGCTCGGTCGCCGGCTCGGTGTCGAGAGCCTCGGCGAGGACGCGAGTTCGTGTCGTCTCTGCGGCCGCAGCCGCGGCAGCGACGAGTGCCTGCGAGACGCCGTACTCGACGGCGGAGTGACAGTCCAGTTCTTCGAGGACGGCGGCGTTCTGCTCGAGGGAGTCGGCCGGTCGCCCGACGAGTGCGTCTCGCAGGTCGCCTTCGACGAGCTCGACGTGGTCGTCGGCCCGGAACACCGGGTCCCGTTCACCGACGCCTGCGTACTGGACCGCCGCACAATCCCCTCGGACGACGCGTCCATCGCCGAGCGCGAGTTCGACGAGGACTGCCTCGCCGGGTTCTCGAATGCGGTCGAACCCAGGGGTTTCCGGCTCTCCGGCGTACGCGAACCCGTCCGGTTCCGCGCCGGCAGCGATGGCAGCCTGG contains:
- a CDS encoding MOSC domain-containing protein; protein product: MARLERIRTYPVKSLDGVDREEVTIRENGTLAGDRTFALFDADGKLVEGPRTDRVHDITNEYDPETGTLTADISGSDENGPRQFDLGTDRGRGRAAAWFSDVFEFGDLTLERDEDRGYVARNGMGTSVISTATLETVADWFEDLTVESVRRRMRANLEISGVEPFWEDRFVGDDAPAFVVGGVRLEGATPCARCVVPGRDPDTGEPLPEFRERFVEKRRETLPDWADEEAFDHYYTLMLIADVVEADRGTTLAVGDTVETLD
- a CDS encoding rhodanese-like domain-containing protein, producing MVEEISPDAVKEKLENGDGVQIVDIRPEREYERGHIPGAVNVPMNELSTAIDQYEWGDDVVVACPIGQSSIQAARLIGSYEDVDADAVASMEGGYQEWEYDLEAGSSSETDDEAESEAES
- a CDS encoding desampylase, translated to MIELPRTVYDDLVYRAYDGDDHEVCGVLAGEYGTDRTVVTDAYSTENVAENPEIRYALDPEEQLEVIERIEAQDLEIAGFYHSHPAGPTEPTPRDVDRATWPDVSYVIVALDGYPYVGSWRWREDDETFEGERVRVCKSLEDTSRTPGR
- a CDS encoding ferritin family protein, which gives rise to MSTDTTPGRIDHDRRSFRYFRNAVERHWDPHEIGLAPDREAIREVPEPAFDGLRETLALFGAGEEAVTEDLSPLGVVLEDVADQLFVTTQLYEEAKHADFFDRYWRSVIAPEEERRGLGPTSPTDDRWFSDPYDELFERNETAMHRLLREDTPENRALAYCHYHMAIEGILAQTGYYGVQRNFSGEYAELPQLPGLVEGFSRIRSDEGRHVGFGMWKLETLVREEDVDPTLIEDTVGELAMFVQGIVGESTEEGAIGVDDETLVGYAAEKHHDRMTQIVDDSELPDVEELVALEE
- the purF gene encoding amidophosphoribosyltransferase produces the protein MTEKCGVVGVSLDGRSAARPLYYALYALQHRGQESAGIVTHDGFQQHSHVEMGLVGDAFDEDDLDGLAGSAGIGHVRYPTAGSVDTSCAQPFSVSFKSGSLGLSHNGNLVNADEIRDELAAVGHAFTSDGDTEVIAHDLARNLLEEDLVRAVKRTMGRVHGSYSLTISHDDTVLGVRDPQGNRPLCIGRLEDGYILASESAAIDTLDGELVRDVRPGELVVLDDDGQGFDSYQLVEKEHTAHCFFEHVYFARPDSVIDDTLVYEARRNLGRKLWEESGVETDVVMPVPDSGRAFASGYADAATETTADGEPRAEADDGVEFAEGLMKNRYVGRTFIMPTQGERERAVRLKLNPIKSTVEGKTVTLIDDSIVRGTTSTQLVQLLKDCGAEEVHMRIGAPEIAAPCYMGIDMATREELIAADKTVDEIRDAIDADSLAYLSPDAVAEVLETDRIDLCLGCVTGEYPYDIEGEATDRDVSRPDLEDGTLAADD
- a CDS encoding DUF420 domain-containing protein, translated to MEYVPRERVSELTIGLSVVSLAVVFAAAGGRIPQSTVPAAPQWFLDLIPHVNVAISVTAIATITYGWRAIRRGSVDRHRIAMLASFGLFAAFLVLYLYRLVAVGGPEPFPGPETVYQFVYLPILVIHVFLAVVCVPLVYYALLLAFAYPIEELRRTNHARFGRLAASLWLVSFTLGIVVYVLLHVVY
- a CDS encoding helix-turn-helix domain-containing protein, with the protein product MAKYSTGSSASGGGTNCELCGAESNSLELASVAGAELEVCPDCTPHDDQQRTQSRSSDSDSSRRDDEPSRKQKAAQNVAKANPVWDGDSEHWEEEGTNYDDDPLPYLVSDYGEKTTEARQAAGLQREELAEELGARETDLLAVEQGRATQAGIGGGLIEALEERLDVTLSE
- a CDS encoding mandelate racemase/muconate lactonizing enzyme family protein, which gives rise to MSIDYTKLRDPNAEYTMRDLSAETMQVTRERGGGRDVEITDVQTTMVDGNFPWTLVRIYTDASIAGTGEAYWGAGAPELIERMAPFLEGENPLDIDRLTEHLVQKMSGEGSIGGVTVTAISGIEVALHDLVGKILEVPAYQLLGGKYRDEVRVYCDCHTEAEADPIACADEAERVVDELGYDALKFDLDVPSGHEKDRANRHLRSPEIEHKTSIVEAVTQRVGSRADVAFDCHWTFSGGSAKRLAKRLEEYDVWWLEDPVPPENHDVQREVTQSTTTPVAAGENVYRTHGQRRLLEEQAVDIIAPDMPKVGGMRETRKIADLADLYYVPVAMHNVASPVATMGSVHVGAAISNTLAVEYHSYELGWWEDLVEEDVIEDGYIEVPKEPGLGVTLDMDVVEEQMVEGEELFDEA